Proteins co-encoded in one Gossypium arboreum isolate Shixiya-1 chromosome 11, ASM2569848v2, whole genome shotgun sequence genomic window:
- the LOC108489589 gene encoding coatomer subunit delta-like isoform X1: MVVLAASIVSKSGKVLLSRQFVDMTRIRIEGLLAAFPKLVGTGKQHTYVETENVRYVYQPIEALYLLLVTNKQSNILEDLETLRLLSKLVTEYSYSLDEEGIGKTAFELIFAFDEVICLGHKENVTVAQVKQYCEMESHEEKLHKLVLQSKINETKDVMKRKASEIDKSKIDKNRSEKGGFMSMGSGRIETSFSELSISSSASGFGSGSGFGGITTDLDAFSTKPKGRQPSAANAPPKGFGMQLGKSQKTNQFLESLKAEGELIVEDLQPKVGQSRVAAAPPTDPITLTAEEKLNVTLKRDGGISNFDVQGTLSLQILNQEDGLIQVQIETGGNPGILFKTHPNMNKELFSNGNILGLKDPNRPFPTGPAGDAAGVGLLKWRMQSADESMVPLSINCWPSVSGNETYVSIEYEASAMFDLRNVVISVPLPALREVPNVRQIDGEWRYDPRNSILEWSILLIDNSNRSGSMEFVVPPADSSVFFPISVRFSATSLYSDLKVVNIIPLRGGATPKFSQRTNLSTENYQVV, translated from the exons ATG GTTGTACTTGCTGCTTCAATTGTAAGCAAGTCTGGAAAAG TGCTTCTCTCCAGGCAGTTTGTGGACATGACTCGCATAAGAATTGAAGGTCTTCTTGCTGCTTTTCCTAAGTTGGTGGGTACAGGAAAGCAACACACATATGTTGAGACTGAGAATGTGCGATATGTTTATCAACCAATAGAAGCTCTTTATTTGCTTCTTGTAACAAACAAACAGAGCAACAttcttgaagatttggagacttTAAGACTGCTCTCCAAGCTG GTAACTGAGTATTCTTACTCTCTAGATGAGGAGGGTATTGGCAAGACTGCTTTTGAACTGATCTTTGCTTTTGATGAAGTCATTTGTCTTGGGCACAAGGAAAATGTGACTGTCGCACAGGTTAAGCAATACTGTGAAATGGAGAGTCATGAAGAGAAGTTGCACAAGCTGGTATTGCAGAGCAAGATTAATGAAACTAAGGATGTCATGAAGCGTAAAGCTAGTGAGATTGACAAGAGCAAG ATTGATAAGAATAGATCTGAAAAAGGAGGGTTCATGTCAATGGGATCTGGAAGAATAGAAACTAGCTTTAGTGAACTGAGTATTTCTAGCAGCGCAAGCGGCTTTGGAAGTGGTTCTGGGTTTGGTGGGATTACCACTGATCTCGATGCCTTCTCTACTAAGCCTAAAG GTCGTCAACCTTCAGCTGCAAATGCTCCTCCAAAAGGTTTTGGCATGCAGCTTGGTAAATCACAAAAAACAAACCAGTTCCTGGAATCGCTGAAAGCAGAAGGCGAACTGATAGTTGAAGATCTGCAGCCAAAGGTAGGCCAATCCAGAGTGGCTGCAGCTCCACCTACGGATCCCATTACTTTGACTGCTGAAGAGAAACTCAACGTTACACTGAAAAGAGATGGTGGAATCAGTAACTTTGATGTTCAGGGGACCTTGTCACTTCAAATTCTTAACCAGGAAGATGGACTCATCCAAGTTCAG ATTGAAACTGGGGGTAATCCTGGAATTCTTTTCAAGACACACCCCAACATGAACAAGGAATTGTTTTCCAATGGGAACATTCTGGGGTTGAAGGACCCTAATAGGCCTTTCCCCACTGGTCCAGCTGGGGATGCAGCTGGTGTTGGTCTTTTGAAGTGGAGAATGCAAAGTGCAGATGAGTCAATGGTGCCATTGTCCA TCAACTGCTGGCCTTCAGTTTCTGGAAATGAAACTTATGTAAGCATTGAGTATGAAGCTTCAGCCATGTTTGATCTGCGAAATGTTGTGATCTCTGTACCTCTTCCAGCTCTTCGGGAGGTACCAAATGTCAGGCAGATTGATGGTGAATGGAG GTATGATCCCAGAAATTCCATCTTAGAATGGTCCATACTTCTGATTGATAACTCTAACCGCAG TGGATCTATGGAGTTTGTGGTGCCTCCAGCAGACTCATCAGTGTTCTTCCCAATATCTGTTAGATTTTCAGCCACTAGTTTATACAGTGACCTGAAG GTTGTGAACATTATTCCCCTGAGAGGTGGAGCTACTCCCAAGTTCTCGCAGAGGACAAATTTGAGTACAGAGAATTACCAAGTTGTGTGA
- the LOC108489589 gene encoding coatomer subunit delta-like isoform X2, with translation MTRIRIEGLLAAFPKLVGTGKQHTYVETENVRYVYQPIEALYLLLVTNKQSNILEDLETLRLLSKLVTEYSYSLDEEGIGKTAFELIFAFDEVICLGHKENVTVAQVKQYCEMESHEEKLHKLVLQSKINETKDVMKRKASEIDKSKIDKNRSEKGGFMSMGSGRIETSFSELSISSSASGFGSGSGFGGITTDLDAFSTKPKGRQPSAANAPPKGFGMQLGKSQKTNQFLESLKAEGELIVEDLQPKVGQSRVAAAPPTDPITLTAEEKLNVTLKRDGGISNFDVQGTLSLQILNQEDGLIQVQIETGGNPGILFKTHPNMNKELFSNGNILGLKDPNRPFPTGPAGDAAGVGLLKWRMQSADESMVPLSINCWPSVSGNETYVSIEYEASAMFDLRNVVISVPLPALREVPNVRQIDGEWRYDPRNSILEWSILLIDNSNRSGSMEFVVPPADSSVFFPISVRFSATSLYSDLKVVNIIPLRGGATPKFSQRTNLSTENYQVV, from the exons ATGACTCGCATAAGAATTGAAGGTCTTCTTGCTGCTTTTCCTAAGTTGGTGGGTACAGGAAAGCAACACACATATGTTGAGACTGAGAATGTGCGATATGTTTATCAACCAATAGAAGCTCTTTATTTGCTTCTTGTAACAAACAAACAGAGCAACAttcttgaagatttggagacttTAAGACTGCTCTCCAAGCTG GTAACTGAGTATTCTTACTCTCTAGATGAGGAGGGTATTGGCAAGACTGCTTTTGAACTGATCTTTGCTTTTGATGAAGTCATTTGTCTTGGGCACAAGGAAAATGTGACTGTCGCACAGGTTAAGCAATACTGTGAAATGGAGAGTCATGAAGAGAAGTTGCACAAGCTGGTATTGCAGAGCAAGATTAATGAAACTAAGGATGTCATGAAGCGTAAAGCTAGTGAGATTGACAAGAGCAAG ATTGATAAGAATAGATCTGAAAAAGGAGGGTTCATGTCAATGGGATCTGGAAGAATAGAAACTAGCTTTAGTGAACTGAGTATTTCTAGCAGCGCAAGCGGCTTTGGAAGTGGTTCTGGGTTTGGTGGGATTACCACTGATCTCGATGCCTTCTCTACTAAGCCTAAAG GTCGTCAACCTTCAGCTGCAAATGCTCCTCCAAAAGGTTTTGGCATGCAGCTTGGTAAATCACAAAAAACAAACCAGTTCCTGGAATCGCTGAAAGCAGAAGGCGAACTGATAGTTGAAGATCTGCAGCCAAAGGTAGGCCAATCCAGAGTGGCTGCAGCTCCACCTACGGATCCCATTACTTTGACTGCTGAAGAGAAACTCAACGTTACACTGAAAAGAGATGGTGGAATCAGTAACTTTGATGTTCAGGGGACCTTGTCACTTCAAATTCTTAACCAGGAAGATGGACTCATCCAAGTTCAG ATTGAAACTGGGGGTAATCCTGGAATTCTTTTCAAGACACACCCCAACATGAACAAGGAATTGTTTTCCAATGGGAACATTCTGGGGTTGAAGGACCCTAATAGGCCTTTCCCCACTGGTCCAGCTGGGGATGCAGCTGGTGTTGGTCTTTTGAAGTGGAGAATGCAAAGTGCAGATGAGTCAATGGTGCCATTGTCCA TCAACTGCTGGCCTTCAGTTTCTGGAAATGAAACTTATGTAAGCATTGAGTATGAAGCTTCAGCCATGTTTGATCTGCGAAATGTTGTGATCTCTGTACCTCTTCCAGCTCTTCGGGAGGTACCAAATGTCAGGCAGATTGATGGTGAATGGAG GTATGATCCCAGAAATTCCATCTTAGAATGGTCCATACTTCTGATTGATAACTCTAACCGCAG TGGATCTATGGAGTTTGTGGTGCCTCCAGCAGACTCATCAGTGTTCTTCCCAATATCTGTTAGATTTTCAGCCACTAGTTTATACAGTGACCTGAAG GTTGTGAACATTATTCCCCTGAGAGGTGGAGCTACTCCCAAGTTCTCGCAGAGGACAAATTTGAGTACAGAGAATTACCAAGTTGTGTGA